The Chryseobacterium sp. JV274 sequence GATTTCCTGAAGTCCGGATGGTTTTGAGATTACTTTCTTCTTGCTGATCAGGTTCAAAGCCCAGAAGAAAATTTTTGATTTCAATCCTCCGGCAGAAGACCCTGTATTGTAAATTTTATCATATACCTTTTCTACCAGTCTTGGAACGACAGTCATATAATGAGGCTTCACTTCTTTTACGTTTTCACCCATTTTCTCGATGCTTTCAGCAAAATAAAGAGAAAAACCGTTGTATTGATAGAGATAGAACAGCATTCTTTCAAAGATATGGCAGATGGGCAGGAAGCTTAATGCCCTTGTTTCCTTATAATCTAAGCTCTTTTTCTTTGGAATTCTTGGAATAGATCCCAATACGTTTGAAACAATATTGTTGTGGGTAAGCATTACTCCTTTAGGTCTCCCGGTAGTTCCGGAAGTATAAATAATAGTGGCAAGATCCTCTGTATTGATGGCATTGGAAAGGTCATCCACTTCAATTTGTGTAGATTCATCTTTACCCAGATCAAGGATTTCTCTCCAGTTGGCAGCGCCACTGATGTTGTCAAAAGTAAATATTCCCTGTAGACTTGGGATATTATGTTTTACTTTCATTACCTTAGTCAACAGTTCTTTATCAGAAACAAAACAGTATTGAATTTCGGCATTGTTGAAGATAAATTCGTAATCTTCAGGTGAAATACTTGGATAAACAGGTACAGAAACAACTCCGATCTGAGAAAGCCCAAAGTCCATAATAGCCCATTCTGTACGGGAATTGGTTGTAATCAAAGCGATTTTATCACCCGGTTTTATACCAAGCTTCAATAATCCTCTGGATATCTTATTTCCCTCATTAATAAACTCCTGAGTAGAAGTTTTTTTCCACTCACCCTGATATTTCGTTACAAACATATCCGTTTTAGGATATTTTTCTAAAGCGTAGTGTGGAATATCGAATAATCTCTTGATCGTCATGATTTTTTACGTAATTTATAAAGAAATTTAAATATAAGCATTTTTTTTAATTGAAAACATTTGAATGTAATAATTAGAAACTAGTTAAATGCTTACCATAATATATTGAATCAAAAAGGAGGCCGGAAGCCCTGAAAAGGGGATTTTATATTTTGAACTGATCATTTGTGAATGTTTACGGTTCTGAACGTATCCGGTATTGTTTTTATCTTTAATCATTTTGAATCCCAAAACACGCATTCACTGGCCTTAAACTCGCTCTAACTTCCATTTTCTGTGCCTTTTTCCTGCTTTCAATTTAATTTTTTCAGATTTGCTTAAAAAGTGTAAATTTACGGCTATCTAATTATTTTTTTTATGGACTTTAATTTATCGGAAGAACAGCTGATGATTCAGCAGGCAGCAAGAGATTTTGCACAAAATGAACTATTACCTGGAGTGATTGAAAGAGACCGTGACCAGAAATTTCCTGCAGAACAGGTGAAGAAAATGGGAGAAATGGGACTTTTAGGAATGATGGTAGATCCACAATACGGCGGTGCAGGTATGGACAGCGTTTCTTATGTGCTGGCAATGGAGGAGATTGCAAAAGTGGATGCTTCTGCAGCTGTTGTAATGTCTGTAAACAACTCATTAGTTTGTGCCGGTCTTGAAAAATTTGCTTCTGAAGAACAGAAAGTAAAATATCTTACTCCACTGGCTAGCGGACAGGTAATTGGAGCTTTTGCATTATCTGAGCCTGAAGCTGGTTCTGATGCAACTTCTCAGAAAACAACTGCTGAAGACAAAGGAGATTACTATCTTTTAAATGGTATCAAAAACTGGATCACCAATGGTGGAACGGCTACATATTATATCGTAATTGCGCAGACAGATCCTGAGAAAAAGCACAAAGGAATCAATGCTTTCATCGTAGAAAGAGGATGGGAAGGATTTGAAATCGGATTAAAAGAAGACAAATTAGGAATCAGAGGAAGTGATACTCACTCTTTGATCTTTAATAACGTAAAAGTTCCAAAAGAAAACAGAATTGGTGCTGACGGGTTCGGGTTCAACTTTGCTATGGCAGTATTGAACGGAGGAAGAATTGGTATTGCTTCTCAGGCGTTAGGTATTGCTTCAGGTGCTTACGAACTGGCATTGAAATATGCTAAAACAAGAAAAGCTTTCAAAACTGAGATCATCAACCACCAGGCTATTGCATTCAAATTGGCTGATATGGCTACGCAGATCACTGCTGCAAGAATGTTATGTTTCAAAGCTGCTTGTGAGAAAGATGCAGGAAAAGATATCTCTGAAAGCGGAGCTATGGCAAAATTATACTCTTCTCAGGTAGCAATGGATACTACTATTGAAGCGGTACAGATCCATGGTGGATACGGATACGTGAAAGAATACCACGTAGAAAGATTAATGAGAGATGCTAAAATCACTCAGATCTACGAAGGAACTTCTGAAATTCAGAAAATCGTGATCTCAAGAAGTATCGCAAAATAACATTTTATAAAACACACTACCTATGAAAAAATCTTTGTGGATCACCCTTGGTGTCGTACTGCTTTTACTGGGCGTATTTGTCTGGTATAAATACTTTTTTGTTTTCGGAGAAGGAGTGAAATCCGGATACCTGAACTATGCCATGAAAAAAGGCTATGTCTTCAAAACCTATGAAGGCAAACTGATTCAGGAAGGCTTCGGGAGAGGAAAAACAGGAACCATTACAAGCTATGAGTTTGAGTTTTCTGTAGATGACCCTGAGATTTTCAAACAGTTGGAAACCAACAGTGGAAAAACCTTTGATCTGCATTACAAAGAATACAACGGTGCCCTCCCATGGAGAGGAAATACAAAGTTTGTCGTAGACAAAGTAGTGAATATGAAATAAAACAAATAAGGCTCTCAATCTGAGGGCCTTATTTTACACCAAATCACAAAATATTAATATATGAAATAAAAATTTCCTGTTTTGTAACGAATCCTGTACTATAACGGAGATTCATTATTTTTATTTACACTTAAAGTTAAGAGGAATTTTCCTAATAAACAAGCTGTTTTTATTAATGTTATAAAATTAGGAATAAGAATTAATCCTACCTTCTAAACCTTATTAAAAAAACATTAAAAAATCCACCGCGAGGATGGATTTCAAATCTAATGAGAGTCGTTATGAGGAATGTTTTTATTTTTCTTTTTATAAAAGTAATATCCAATACCGGCAATAAGGAATAAAGGCCACAACGGAAGAATAAACAGGAAAATAGAAGTAATCACCTCCCAGCCTGATTCAATAGCTGCCAATGATTTTCCACCGAAAGTTTTAGGTTCTTTTTCTGTTTGAGCCTTATCACTGATATTTATATTGATCGTACAGATCGTATTGTCTGCATAATTACGCCCTGAAACCTGAATATCCTTAGTGTCTATGTCTCCAACATTGCTGTTGATAGCATCCATTAAACCATCAAAATGCTGGATCGGAACTTTGATATCAAGACTGTATATTTTTTGATTTTCTCCATAAGGACTGGCAGATTCCACGTAAGAAAGATTTTCGCTTTTGATGTAGCCGTTATTTTTATGGGCTTCTTCTCTGATGATTTCCTTCACCGTTTCTGCATTCTCTGCTTTTATGACAAGATATCCTGATTTTACCATTTTATCTTTTGGCATATTTAGTTCATAACTGTCATTTTTAGGCTTGTCTTTATAAATGATTTTGGTTTCTTTAATAACCTTTGGAGCCGGAGCTTTTACAGCAATTTTTTCAGACTTTTTCTCCGTTGAATCCTTTTTCTCTATTTTGGATTCCAGTTTTGTATTGGTAATTTTATCAGATAAAGAATCTACCATTTTGGAGGTCTTTTCTATTTTTTGATGAATATCGTTCTTGGTATCCTCAAAATCTTTTATTTTAATACTGGCAGAATCCATTACCTGGTCGGCTGCTTTACTGGCATTGTCAATGGTTTCTGCAGTTACTGTAGCTGCGCTGTCTGCTGAATGAATTGATTCGTGAAGGCTGTCTTGAGTAGTTTCTCCTTTTTTACACATAATGAAAGTGCCTGATACAGCAACGAGTAATATGAACTTTTTCATAACATTAATTTTTTTGATGAAGTAAAATTAGGAGGGAAGTTCTTGTAAAGATTGTAAATAGAATGTATTGTGCTGGTAAAATTATAACTGTTATATTTTCAGGGGTTTGTATTTGTTTTACAAAAGATTTACAAAACGTTTCTGAGTTTTAAGGGTATAAGAACTCTCTAAAGAAGTATTTAATAATACAACTTTATTACTTATGAATTAGATTCCTACGGAATGACAAAATGCATGGATAAATTTAGCGTTCTGTTTGTCATTCCGTAGGAATCCAGATATAATAATCTCACCTCCTTCATAAAAATGATTATATAGTAAGAAATAAAAAATCCGTAGAAAATTTCTACGGATCTATATTGTAAGCGATTTGTCTTTTAATTAATGTTCCTGAAATTCACTAATGAAATGTAATTTCACATTTGGGAATTTTTCCTGCGTCATATGAATTGTGAAAGAAGAATCTGCCAAGAATACTAATTGATTGTATTTATCTCTTGCCAGGAATCTCTGCTTTAATCTTGCAAATTCTTTGAACTCTTCAGACTTTTCATCAGCTTCTACCCAACATGCTTTGTGCATGGATAGAGGTTCATACGTACATTTTGCACCATATTCATGCTCCAGACGGTATTGGATAACCTCATACTGAAGAGCTCCCACTGTTCCGATGATCTTTCTGTTATTCATCTCAAGTGTAAATAGCTGTGCAACCCCTTCATCCATCAGCTGATCAATACCTTTTGCCAGTTGTTTGGCTTTTAATGGGTCATTGTTGTTGATATAACGGAAATGTTCAGGAGAGAAGCTAGGAATGCCTTTGAAACTTAATTTTTCTCCACCGGTTAATGTATCTCCGATTCTGAAACTTCCGGTATCATGTAAACCAACAATATCCCCAGGGAAACTTTCTTCCACTACTTCTTTTTTATCAGCAAAGAATGCGTTGGGAGAAGAAAACTTCATTTTTTTACCTTCTCTTACCAACAAATAATTTTCGTTTCTCTTGAATGTTCCTGAAACAATCTTTACGAAAGCAAGTCTGTCTCTGTGTTTAGGATCCATATTCGCATGGATTTTGAAAACGAATCCTGTGAAAGTGCTTTCTTCAGGCTTTACCAGACGGGTATCACTTTCTTTTGGCTGTGGCATTGGTGCAATATCAATGAAAGCATCCAGTAATTCACGAACCCCAAAGTTATTTAAAGCTGAACCGAAGAATACAGGCTGAAGATCACCTTTCATATAATCATCACGGTTAAACTCTGGGTAAACAGACTGAATAAGGTCAAGTTCTTCTCTTAAAGTTTTTGCTGCTTTTTCACCAATTACCTCATCTATAGAAGTATCATTGATGTCATCAAACTTGATAGAATCTCCAACTTTCTGTTTTTTCTCTTCCAGAAATAACTGAATGTTGTCTTCCCAGATATTATAAATTCCCTGGAAGTCACTTCCCATACCAATTGGTAAAGAAAGCGGGCAAACCGTTAATCCTAATTTTTGTTCTACTTCATCCAACAAATCGAAAGCATCTTTACCCTCACGGTCTAGTTTATTGATGAAAACCAACATAGGAATGTTTCTCATTCTGCAAACCTTAACGAGTTTCTCAGTCTGTTCTTCAACTCCTTTTGCAACGTCGATCACAACGATTACTGAGTCTACAGCAGTTAATGTTCTGTAAGTATCCTCTGCGAAGTCTTTGTGACCGGGAGTATCGAGAATGTTGATTTTGTGGTCTCTATATTCAAAAGCCAATACGGAAGTCGCTACAGAGATCCCTCTCTGTCTTTCAATTTCCATAAAGTCGGAGGTAGCTCCTTTTTTTATTTTGTTGGATTTTACCGCACCCGCTTCCTGAATAGCACCCCCGAAAAGAAGTAGCTTTTCCGTAAGAGTTGTTTTTCCGGCATCCGGGTGGGAAATGATCCCGAAGGTCTTTCTTTTTTGTATTTCTTTGATTAAGTCTGACATATCGTATTTTGAAGTTGCAAAAATCGTGATTTTTTGCGAGGTTTTCAAATTATATTACGACAATGTTGACTAGGTTGGAGAGAAGAGATTGAGAGTGTGGGGCAGTAAGTAATTTTATCATATGAGCTGCAAATTTGTTTATTGCAGTCTCAATCCCCTGGAATGGAGATTCTGTATTCGTTTTGTGAGGTTCATGGATAAAGGAACGAAAATAAGAAAATCCTTTTTTAGTTGCCTGTAGCAGTCAAAAAAATTATCTTTGTTTTTAATAAACTTTTTACAGAGAAAGGATGGAAAATAGCAAATATCCGAAGTTTACGTTCACATGGTTTGGCGGTGTTGTTTTGGTGGTTGGATTATTCGTAGGAACAATGGCTGTTTCTTTATTCAGTACTTTTTGGAAAGTTGTTTTCAGGGAAAATATTGAGCTTAAAGACTGGTTTCTTATGGTTGCGAATTCTGTAGGATTCCTTACGGCTATTGCCTTTTTTGATTTTTTCATTGTAAGACGTACCACCCAAAAGAAGCTTAACTTCAATTTATCATCCGTTAATTTCTCTACCTATCTTCTTATTTTTCCAATGATGGCGGGAATGATGTTTATTTCAGAATTTATTGCCGCTCAGATTCCTACTACAGGACCTTTTTTTGGTGATTTTTATGAATATTTTACTCAGTTGATGAGCCAGCTTACTGATAATCCTGTTGTAATGATTATCATGACGGTGATTATGGCTCCCATTTTTGAGGAAATTATATTCAGAGGAATTATCCAGAAAGGATTGGTTAATAAAGGAGTAGAACCATGGAAAGCAATTTTGTATGCTTCCATTATTTTTGGAGTGGTTCACGGAAATCCATGGCAGTTTATCAGCGCAGTGATGCTGGGCTGTGTGCTGGGATTGGTATACCATAAAACAAAATCTTTACTGATGCCCATACTGTTGCATGCGTTTAATAATTTAACCCTTTCGCTGTTGGTACTTTATGGTAAAGATGAAAGTTTTTCAAAAGTTCTTCATGTTTCAGAATGGCTTGTACTGGCCGTAGGAATTGTACTTTTCTCTTTATTCTATTATCTTTTTATGAAAAAGTATAAAGTACATTATGCTGAAATGTAATTAACCAAGCTAAAAAAGTAAAATTGAAAATGAATATAGAAATGGAATTATTAGTAGCCACACACAACGAACATAAAAAAGAAGAAATTCAACAGATCCTGGGAAGTGACTGCGTTGTGAAAAGTCTTACCGATTATAATATTCACGAAGAAATTGTGGAAGATGGAGATTCCTTTCATGCCAATGCCCTGATCAAGGCAAAATACTGCTTTGAAAAAACAGGTGTTCCAAGTTTAGGAGATGACAGCGGTCTGGTAGTGGAATCTTTGGATGGAAGACCGGGAATTTTCTCTGCCCGCTATGCCGGAGATCACGATTTTGCGAAAAATATTGAAAAGGTGCTGGAAGAAATGCAGGGAATAGAAAACAGAAAAGCTTATTTTGTTACCGTTCTGTGCTACTATGATGAAAAAGGAGCTCAGTATTTTGAAGGTAGAGTACATGGAAATTTACTGACAGAAAATAAAGGTTTTAAAGGCTTCGGATATGATCCTATTTTTATTCCGGCGGGTCATGACAGAACCTTTGCAGAGATGAATCCGGAAGATAAAAACAAAATCAGCCACCGCAAGCAGGCTTTAGATTTATTTATGGATTTTTTAAAAGTGACTGATTAAGTTTAAATATCAGGGTGAACGACCCATTTAGATTTTCTGTCGTACATTTGTTATAATAAATTATTGGTTTGAGTACTTATTTAACAATATTAGGTTTCAATTCAGCGATTCCGACCATCAATACATCACCCACAGCCCAGCTGCTGGAAATGGAAGAAAGACTCTTCCTTATTGATTGTGGAGAAGGAACACAGGTACAGCTGAGAAAAGCAAAAGCAAGATTTTCAAAAATCAATCATATTTTTATCTCTCATCTTCATGGAGATCACTGTTTTGGGCTTCCGGGACTTATTGCCTCTTTCCGTCTTTTAGGAAGAGATACTCCGCTGCATGTCTATGGCCCGAAAGGGATTAAGAAGATGCTGGAAACTATTTTTCAGATTACGGAAACGCACCGCGGCTTTGAGGTAGTCTATCATGAACTGGATAAAGATTATTCTGAAAAAATATATGAAGACAACAGAGTAGAAGTATATACCATTCCATTGGATCACAGAATTTACTGTAATGGTTACCTTTTTAAGGAAAAGCCAAAAGACAGGCATCTTAATATGAAGGAAATTGCGAAATACAACGAGATTGAAACCTGTGATTATCATAATATAAAAGCAGGGAAAGATTTTGTACTGAGCGATGGATATGTGCTAAAAAACGAAATTCTGACTCTTGAGCCTGTTCCGCCGGTATCTTATGCATTTTGCAGTGATACCCGTTACCTTGAAAGTGTTATTCCGATTATTAAAAATGCAACGGTTCTCTACCATGAATCTACATTTTTACATGATTTGAAGGAAATGGCTGATTATACAGGGCATACTACGGCATTAGAAGCAGCAACGATTGCTCAGAAAGCGCAGGTTGAAAAATTGATCTTAGGACATTTTTCCAACAGATATGGTGATCTGACTGTATTTACCGATGAAGCAAGAAATATTTTCCCCAATACATTTTTACCAAAAGCATTGGAAAGTGTAAAGATTTAAAATGAATATGCTGAAATTTGAAGAACTCAGAGATTTTCTCAACGAAAAGGCAGATCAGTATAATACTCCCGATTTTATTGAAAATGATCCCATACAGATTCCTCATCGTTTTTCTTTAAAACAGGACATTGAAATTGCAGGATTTCTGGCAGCTACAATTTCCTGGGGGAACAGAAAGTCAATCATTAATTCTGCGGACAAGATGCTTGATATTATGGGAAATTCTCCCTATGATTTTGTGATGAATTATTCAGAAAAAGATCTGGAAGATATTCAGGATAAAAGCATTCACAGAACTTTCAATGGGCAGGATTTTTCCTATTTTATCAAACAGTTCAACAGGATTTATAAAGAAAATGAAAGCCTGGAAAATCTGTTTGAGGTAAAAGAACCGGAGAATAATTTTCTCCACGCCATAGAACGATTCAGGAGTGGATTTCTTGAAACAGAAAAACACAGAAGCCATAAACATATCAGCTCGCCTTACAAAAACTCTTCTGCCAAAAGGATTATTATGTTTTTAAGGTGGATGGTACGTAAAGATAAAAGAGGGGTAGATTTTGGAATCTGGGAAAATATAGATCAGAAATATCTTTCCATTCCTTTGGATGTGCATACCGGAAATATCTCCAGAAAACTGGGATTGGTTTCCAGAACACAAAATGACTGGAAAACAGTAGAAGAACTGGATGCTGCCATCAGGAAATTTGATGAAACAGATCCTGCAAAATATGATTTTGCCTTGTTTGGATTAGGCGTTACTAAAGAACTGTTGTAAAAATATAAAGGATGAAAAAATATAACGAAAAAACAGAAGTTCTTGAAAAAATAGCAGACAGTATTACATCATGGATAGGGTCTATTCAGTCTCTGATTGTACATACTCTATTGTTTCTTACTTCGTTTGTGCTTCCGATGCTGCATATCGTAGATTTTGATAAGATGCTTCTGATTCTTACTACAGTGCTTTCTCTGGAAGCTATTTATCTGGCTATTTTTATCCAGATGTCGGTTAATAAAAGTCACGAGAAAATTGAAGATATCCAGGTGGATATTGAAGAGATCAGTGAAGATATTGAAGACATTCAGGAGGATATCGAAGAAATCAGTGAGGATATTGAAGAGATCAGCGAAGACATTGAAGAGATTAATGAGGATATAGAAGATATTCAGGAAGATATTGAAGAGATTAATGAAGAAGAGGAAGAAGAAGATCACAATGAAAGAGCAAAAAATGTAATATTGAGGAGTAATGTCAACTCTAATAAGAATGAAATAAAAGCTTTAAAAGATATTATCTCTCAGTTGAAAAATGAAATTGAGCAATTGAAAAAAGAAGAATAGCTGCAACTGAATCATAGCAATGAAATATCAACAGATCAATACAATTGATCTGTTTTTTTGTGGATTTTTGTTATAAAATGATTTGCGAAAAACGTAATAATAAGAAAAAAATATTATGAATCTAGGTGTTTACTTGAAAAATAGTAACATTAAAGGCTGATTTGTTATTGATATTTTTGCTACATTTGAACAAATGAAAACAAAATGTTAATCTATAGACTAAAAAACTATTTTTTCCTTTTTTCTTTTTTATTGATTTCAGTTTCTGCATTTTCTCAATCGAGACCAGTCAGAAAATCAGAAAAGATAAAGCCTTCTGCTGCCAGTCTTAGGGCTGGAGCATTCATTGATGTGAATGTACCTCCTTACACCCCTTCAAACTATACACCCGAGCAATTGGTGAAGAATATTTTGATCAATGGTGGTACCAATTGTACAACAGCCAATGTGACCAATGTTACAGTATCTCCTAATCATGATGTGACTAATAACAACAGATTTTGGGGATATTTTCATAAAGGTACAACAAGTTTTCCTTTCACTGATGGTATTGTTCTGACTACAGGATATGCTTCGGAAGCAGGTAATAACTATGTGGCAGCTGTGGGACAATCAGTAGGAACAGGAAGTGATGCTGATCTTGTGGCAGCTACCGGAGCTAATGTTAGCTTAACGGATGCTGTAGCACTTGAATTTGATTTTGTACCCAATTCCAATCAGGTAAAATTTAATTATATATTCGTTTCTGATGAATATACTTCCAACTATCCTTGTACGGGATATTCTGATGCTTTTGCGCTATTATTAAAGAAAGTTGGAGATCCTACCTATACTAATCTTGCCATATTACCGGGAGGTGCAGGACCTGTAAGTGCAACCAATATTGTTCCTGCTGGAAATGGATTCAGTTGTGGTCCTATCAATGCAACTTATTTTGGAGCTTTGGCGAATCCGCATCTGGTTATTAATTATTTTGGGAGAACAACTCCTTTAACAGCCGTGGCAGATGTAATTCCTGGACAGACCTATCACTTTAAAATGGTATTGGCAGATGCAAAGGATCCTTCTCATGACTCTGCTGTTTTCTTGGAAGGTGGATCTTTTGATGTCGGAATTAAAATTGTAGATGAAGCCGGAGCAGTTTTGCCAGGCAGCATTAATATGTGTGACAATACACCAAAGCAATTGAAAGCTCAGGTAGCAGCCATTCCGGGAATGACGTATCAGTGGTATAAAGATGGAGTTGCCATTCCGGGAGCAACCAGCGCCATTTATATTGCTACCCAACCAGGAGTATATACTGTAAAAGTAATGGTTCCGGGCAATCAGTGTCCTAGTGAAGCAACTATTACCATTGTTGGAGGAACGAGCCCTACGGTACAGAATGCTGAACTTAAGCTTTGTACAACACCTTCGCTCAGTACCTTTAATTTAGAAACAGCAAAACCTCTCATCAGTACAACGCAGGGAGCGGTATTCCGTTTTTATGCCAATCAGGCTGATGCACAGGCTCAAAATAATAGTTACATTACCAATCTGACAACCTACAGCGGAACAGATGGACAGATATTATATGTACTGGTTTCCAATGGAGCTTTCTGTAGTAAAATTGCAACCTTAACCTTAAGAAAAGAAGAAACCCCAACAGCATTAATTACAGCTCCTAGATTAAAAATCTGTGCGGGTGAATCTGTATTATTAACAGCTACCGGTGGAGTGACCTACCAGTGGAGCGATTCTGCAGCTACTACTGGCGGAATAAGAACTGTAAGCCCTACCCAGACAACAACGTATACCGTATATGCTATAGGAGCACAGGGATGTAAATCTCTTCAGCCGGCACGTATTACAATAGAAGTAGTACCAGCTATTGTTTCAAACTTAAAAGGAGGACATATCTGCCAGGGAGATAAAATAATCCTGGATGCAGGTTCAGGACCTGGATACAGCTATCAGTGGAGTAATGGTGAAACAGGTCAGAGTATTACTGTATCTACTCCGGGAGAATATTCAGTAATGATAAGCAATGGGGTATGTTCAAAAGAATTTAAAACACAAGTTATTAAAGCAGTGATTCCTGAAGTAATAAAAGTGGATTATAATGATAATGGAACAATGATTGTTACAGCAAGTAATCCAAGTAATGGTATTCTGGAATATTCAGTGGATAACGGAGTTACATGGCAGGCTTCAAATGTATTTAACAATGTCCCTAAAAATAAAGTCATTTCAATCAGGGTGAGAGTTAAATTTACAAGCTGCGTAGGTTTCCTTGAATTCTTTACATTCGTTATGAAAAATGTAATTACTCCAAATGGGGATAATATTAATGATATTATAGATTTCAGCGGAGTGGTCAACTATAAAGATTTCAGCGGACAGGTTTTTGACCGATACGGAAGAGAAGTCTTCAAAGCAGCGAAGATCAATCCATATTGGGATGGATATTTCCAGGGGAAAAAGCTTCCTACCTCCACATACTGGTATCAGATAACCTTTGAAGATCCTGCGAGTAAAGAAGTTACGGTGAAAACAGGATGGATATTACTTAAAAATATAGAATAATTAAAATTATAATCGAAAGACTGACTATTTTGTCAGTCTTTTTTTATTATATTAAAATAAATAGAGTTGATATCTTAACATAAATAAATTTGCGTTAGTAATAATGTAAATTGTGTTAACATGAATTTCAATCAAAAAAAATAGTATTTTTGTTTAAAATAATATAAAATGTTAAATAGGAGGAGAGGAAATTTATTTTTAGCGTTATTTTTAGTTTTCATAGGCAACTTTATTTTGGCTCAAAATAGAGGAAGGGTAGAAATTGCGAGAAAGCCCAGTGCTGCTTCCTTGAGAGCAGGTGCTTTTATAGATGTAAATGCACCAAGTTATCCGGAATCAGGCTATCCTATAACCCAGCTAATAAATGATGTTCTTATATCAGGAGGTACTACCTGTACCAGTTCAAGTGTAAGCAACGTAACCGTGTCTCCAAATTTACCCGCTACCAATCAGAATAGAAGCTGGGGGTATTTTAATAAATCAAATACCAATTTTCCGTTCAGTAAAGGAATTATACTTTCTACCGGATATGCCAATAAAGCAGGGAATACTCTTCAGGGAACTTTAAGTGATGACCTTGGAACCGGAGGAGATGTAGATCTGGCGAACGCTTTGGGAATCGGTAATAACAACCTAACCAATGCTACCTCTATAGAATTTGACTTTGTGGCAGCTTCTACTGAAATTACTTTCAGATATTTATTTGCTTCGAAAGAATATCAACAAAACTTTCCATGTACCATTACAGATGGTTTCGCCCTATTATTAAAGAAAGCATCTGATCCTAATTATACCAACCTTGCAGTGCTTCCGGGAGGAGCAGGAGCTGTAAGTGTTACCAATATTCACCCGCAGTATCAAAACTGCGGACCTAAAAATGAAGCCTATTACGGAGGAACAAATACCGCTCAGATTGAAACCAATTTTAACGGACGTACCATTCCTCTTACAGCAAAGGCAACCGTAATTCCGGGGGAAACGTATCATTTTAAAATCGTTCTTGCCGACTATCAGGATCCCAATTTTGATTCTGCAGTATTTTTGGAAGCAGGATCTTTCGATATTGGAGTGAAAATTCTGGACCCGGCCGGAGTACAGCTGCCTGGATCTGTAAATATGTGTGACAATACACCACAAACGTTTACGGCTTCTGTTCAGGGACCCAATATAACCTATCAGTGGTATTTGGGAA is a genomic window containing:
- a CDS encoding ribonuclease Z is translated as MSTYLTILGFNSAIPTINTSPTAQLLEMEERLFLIDCGEGTQVQLRKAKARFSKINHIFISHLHGDHCFGLPGLIASFRLLGRDTPLHVYGPKGIKKMLETIFQITETHRGFEVVYHELDKDYSEKIYEDNRVEVYTIPLDHRIYCNGYLFKEKPKDRHLNMKEIAKYNEIETCDYHNIKAGKDFVLSDGYVLKNEILTLEPVPPVSYAFCSDTRYLESVIPIIKNATVLYHESTFLHDLKEMADYTGHTTALEAATIAQKAQVEKLILGHFSNRYGDLTVFTDEARNIFPNTFLPKALESVKI
- a CDS encoding TIGR02757 family protein, with protein sequence MLKFEELRDFLNEKADQYNTPDFIENDPIQIPHRFSLKQDIEIAGFLAATISWGNRKSIINSADKMLDIMGNSPYDFVMNYSEKDLEDIQDKSIHRTFNGQDFSYFIKQFNRIYKENESLENLFEVKEPENNFLHAIERFRSGFLETEKHRSHKHISSPYKNSSAKRIIMFLRWMVRKDKRGVDFGIWENIDQKYLSIPLDVHTGNISRKLGLVSRTQNDWKTVEELDAAIRKFDETDPAKYDFALFGLGVTKELL
- a CDS encoding DUF1003 domain-containing protein produces the protein MKKYNEKTEVLEKIADSITSWIGSIQSLIVHTLLFLTSFVLPMLHIVDFDKMLLILTTVLSLEAIYLAIFIQMSVNKSHEKIEDIQVDIEEISEDIEDIQEDIEEISEDIEEISEDIEEINEDIEDIQEDIEEINEEEEEEDHNERAKNVILRSNVNSNKNEIKALKDIISQLKNEIEQLKKEE
- a CDS encoding choice-of-anchor L domain-containing protein; the encoded protein is MLIYRLKNYFFLFSFLLISVSAFSQSRPVRKSEKIKPSAASLRAGAFIDVNVPPYTPSNYTPEQLVKNILINGGTNCTTANVTNVTVSPNHDVTNNNRFWGYFHKGTTSFPFTDGIVLTTGYASEAGNNYVAAVGQSVGTGSDADLVAATGANVSLTDAVALEFDFVPNSNQVKFNYIFVSDEYTSNYPCTGYSDAFALLLKKVGDPTYTNLAILPGGAGPVSATNIVPAGNGFSCGPINATYFGALANPHLVINYFGRTTPLTAVADVIPGQTYHFKMVLADAKDPSHDSAVFLEGGSFDVGIKIVDEAGAVLPGSINMCDNTPKQLKAQVAAIPGMTYQWYKDGVAIPGATSAIYIATQPGVYTVKVMVPGNQCPSEATITIVGGTSPTVQNAELKLCTTPSLSTFNLETAKPLISTTQGAVFRFYANQADAQAQNNSYITNLTTYSGTDGQILYVLVSNGAFCSKIATLTLRKEETPTALITAPRLKICAGESVLLTATGGVTYQWSDSAATTGGIRTVSPTQTTTYTVYAIGAQGCKSLQPARITIEVVPAIVSNLKGGHICQGDKIILDAGSGPGYSYQWSNGETGQSITVSTPGEYSVMISNGVCSKEFKTQVIKAVIPEVIKVDYNDNGTMIVTASNPSNGILEYSVDNGVTWQASNVFNNVPKNKVISIRVRVKFTSCVGFLEFFTFVMKNVITPNGDNINDIIDFSGVVNYKDFSGQVFDRYGREVFKAAKINPYWDGYFQGKKLPTSTYWYQITFEDPASKEVTVKTGWILLKNIE